The Scomber japonicus isolate fScoJap1 chromosome 13, fScoJap1.pri, whole genome shotgun sequence genome includes a window with the following:
- the chrne gene encoding acetylcholine receptor subunit epsilon, which translates to MMATYSFGIFFGLITILGTLVVQVQCNEESQLIGDLFKSYNKNIRPVVHPEDKVVVQIKLTLTNLISLNEKEETLTTNVWLEIQWVDYRLAWNTSQYYGISVIRVPCKTVWLPDIVLENNIDGKFDVAYYANVLISNDGWIYWLPPAIYRSTCAIEITYFPFDYQNCTLAFRSQTYSANEVELILAGVQENEPIEWVDIDPEAFTENGEWAIVHRPARKMINTRYSPDDLEFQEILFNLVIQRKPLFYIINIILPCSLISSLVVLAYFLPAQAGGQKLTVSISVLLAQTVFLFLIAQKVPETSLSVPLIGKYLIFVMSVTTLIATNQIVVLNFSLRSPSTHTMSHTIKHMFLETVPRLLGMSPLVDDNEETTEINGVRERRRSSFGLMQRAEEYVLKQPRSEMMFDKQRERHGLTRSIVDNIDVSSTANLYKSLAQAAPEIKQCVDACNFIAESTRQQNNIGSEIESWVLIGKMIDKVCFWAAISLFIIGTVGIFLTGHFNRAPEFPFPGQNKKYVPS; encoded by the exons ATGATGGCAACGTACAGTTTTGGGATATTTTTCGGACTCATAACTATACTTGGGACTCTAGTGGTTCAGG TGCAGTGTAATGAGGAGTCACAGCTGATCGGTGACTTGTTCAAAAGCTATAACAAGAATATTCGCCCAGTGGTTCATCCTGAAGACAAGGTCGTCGTTCAGATCAAGCTTACCCTCACTAACCTTATCTCCCTG aatgaaaaGGAGGAGACTCTTACGACCAATGTGTGGCTCGAGATT CAATGGGTTGATTATCGCCTTGCCTGGAATACATCTCAGTATTATGGCATTAGTGTAATCCGTGTCCCCTGCAAAACTGTTTGGCTTCCTGATATTGTCCTTGAAAACAA CATTGATGGCAAGTTTGATGTGGCTTATTATGCCAATGTGTTGATCAGCAATGATGGTTGGATATACTGGCTACCTCCTGCCATCTATCGCAGCACTTGTGCCATTGAGATCACCTATTTCCCATTTGATTATCAAAACTGCACGCTAGCATTCAG ATCCCAGACGTACAGTGCCAATGAAGTGGAACTCATCTTGGCTGGTGTACAAGAAAACGAGCCTATTGAATGGGTGGACATCGACCCTGAGGCTTTTACAG AGAATGGCGAGTGGGCCATCGTCCACCGTCCAGCCAGGAAAATGATCAACACAAGATATTCTCCAGATGACCTGGAGTTTCAGGAGATCCTGTTCAATCTGGTCATTCAGAGGAAACCCCTCTTctacatcatcaacatcatcctGCCCTGCTCCCTCATCTCGTCACTGGTTGTACTGGCCTACTTCCTACCCGCACAAG CTGGGGGACAGAAGTTGACTGTGTCCATCTCTGTCTTGCTGGCTCAGactgtcttcctcttccttatTGCTCAGAAGGTCCCTGAGACATCGCTCTCTGTCCCTCTCATCGGCAA GTACCTGATCTTTGTCATGTCTGTCACTACTCTCATCGCTACCAATCAAATTGTGGTTCTGAACTTCTCCCTGCGCAGCCCCAGCACTCACACCATGTCTCATACCATCAAACAC ATGTTCCTGGAGACGGTCCCTCGCCTCTTAGGCATGTCCCCACTGGTGGATGATAATGAGGAGACAACAGAGATAAATGGAGTTAGGGAGCGGCGGCGAAGCTCCTTTGGCCTCatgcagagagcagaggaatATGTGCTCAAACAACCCCGCAGTGAAATGATGTTTGACAAGCAAAGAGAGAGGCATGGTCTCACGCGATCGATTG TGGATAATATAGATGTCAGCAGCACAGCCAACCTGTATAAGAGTTTGGCACAAGCTGCACCTGAGATCAAGCAATGTGTAGATGCCTGCAACTTCATTGCAGAGAGTACAAGACAACAAAATAACATTGGATCT GAAATTGAAAGCTGGGTACTGATTGGGAAGATGATTGACAAGGTGTGCTTCTGGGCTGCCATTAGCCTCTTCATCATCGGCACAGTGGGGATCTTCTTAACGGGACACTTCAACCGGGCGCCAGAATTTCCATTTCCTGGTCAGAACAAAAAATATGTCCCATCTTAA
- the gltpd2b gene encoding glycolipid transfer protein domain-containing protein 2 isoform X1 — protein sequence MGVKSKAAAAILVLLLFLGSLWLQGGLDYHWDSCLKGYNQVNGLHQLSNSSGIDGAEGSHLLEGCPGQKFQVSLLLSHLLAAQAYNSDVLLKPYLSSWDELVRFMEALGPMVGLISKEIETKTSIIRQLALLAEENPEAELSDIHSINSEAGTENTLEASQHTSAYHSLHSMISTELSRGLVDFHHQTDSGCRTLLRLHRALLWLKLFLEKLAETPVAGRLRSPSDLCREAYQNTLANHHTWFVRRAAELAFIALPERSFFYKLICVQNQEELSIVLNRVVQAIGEVYDRTQKGLEENGMLDLP from the exons ATGGGTGTTAAGAGCAAGGCTGCTGCAGCTATCTTAGTCTTGCTACTGTTCCTCGGCTCCCTATGGCTGC AGGGAGGTTTGGATTACCACTGGGATTCTTGTTTGAAAGGTTACAATCAGGTGAATGGG CTTCACCAGCTGTCCAACAGCAGCGGGATCGATGGGGCCGAGGGCTCGCACCTCCTGGAGGGGTGCCCTGGTCAGAAGTTCCAGGTGTCACTGCTGCTCTCCCACCTGCTGGCTGCACAGGCCTACAACTCTGATGTGCTGCTGAAACCATATCTGTCCAGCTGGGATGAGCTTGTGAG GTTTATGGAGGCTTTGGGCCCGATGGTCGGCCTGATATCTAAAGAGATAGAAACCAAGACTTCTATTATTCGCCAACTGGCCCTGTTGGCAGAAGAGAACCCTGAAGCAGAGCTTTCAGACATACACTCAATAAACTCAGAGGCTGGGACAGAGAATACTTTGGAGGCTTCACAGCACACCAGTGCTTACCACTCTCTGCACTCTATGATCTCAACAGAGCTGAGCCGAGGTCTGGTGGACTTCCACCACCAGACAGACTCTGGATGCCGAACTCTCCTGCGCCTGCACCGAGCTCTGCTTTGGCTGAAGCTCTTCCTGGAGAAGCTGGCTGAGACACCAGTGGCTGGCCGGCTCAGGAGCCCTTCAGATCTGTGTCGTGAGGCCTACCAGAACACCCTGGCAAACCACCACACCTGGTTTGTCCGCAGGGCTGCCGAACTGGCCTTCATTGCCTTGCCAGAGCGGAGTTTCTTCTATAAGCTGATATGTGTCCAGAATCAGGAGGAGCTGAGCATAGTGCTGAACAGAGTGGTTCAAGCCATTGGAGAAGTGTATGACAGGACGCAGAAAGGTTTGGAAGAAAATGGCATGCTGGACTTGCCATAG
- the gltpd2b gene encoding glycolipid transfer protein domain-containing protein 2 isoform X2, with product MGVKSKAAAAILVLLLFLGSLWLQGGLDYHWDSCLKGYNQVNTPPIPHCQLHQLSNSSGIDGAEGSHLLEGCPGQKFQVSLLLSHLLAAQAYNSDVLLKPYLSSWDELVRFMEALGPMVGLISKEIETKTSIIRQLALLAEENPEAELSDIHSINSEAGTENTLEASQHTSAYHSLHSMISTELSRGLVDFHHQTDSGCRTLLRLHRALLWLKLFLEKLAETPVAGRLRSPSDLCREAYQNTLANHHTWFVRRAAELAFIALPERSFFYKLICVQNQEELSIVLNRVVQAIGEVYDRTQKGLEENGMLDLP from the exons ATGGGTGTTAAGAGCAAGGCTGCTGCAGCTATCTTAGTCTTGCTACTGTTCCTCGGCTCCCTATGGCTGC AGGGAGGTTTGGATTACCACTGGGATTCTTGTTTGAAAGGTTACAATCAGGTGA acacacctccCATCCCCCACTGTCAGCTTCACCAGCTGTCCAACAGCAGCGGGATCGATGGGGCCGAGGGCTCGCACCTCCTGGAGGGGTGCCCTGGTCAGAAGTTCCAGGTGTCACTGCTGCTCTCCCACCTGCTGGCTGCACAGGCCTACAACTCTGATGTGCTGCTGAAACCATATCTGTCCAGCTGGGATGAGCTTGTGAG GTTTATGGAGGCTTTGGGCCCGATGGTCGGCCTGATATCTAAAGAGATAGAAACCAAGACTTCTATTATTCGCCAACTGGCCCTGTTGGCAGAAGAGAACCCTGAAGCAGAGCTTTCAGACATACACTCAATAAACTCAGAGGCTGGGACAGAGAATACTTTGGAGGCTTCACAGCACACCAGTGCTTACCACTCTCTGCACTCTATGATCTCAACAGAGCTGAGCCGAGGTCTGGTGGACTTCCACCACCAGACAGACTCTGGATGCCGAACTCTCCTGCGCCTGCACCGAGCTCTGCTTTGGCTGAAGCTCTTCCTGGAGAAGCTGGCTGAGACACCAGTGGCTGGCCGGCTCAGGAGCCCTTCAGATCTGTGTCGTGAGGCCTACCAGAACACCCTGGCAAACCACCACACCTGGTTTGTCCGCAGGGCTGCCGAACTGGCCTTCATTGCCTTGCCAGAGCGGAGTTTCTTCTATAAGCTGATATGTGTCCAGAATCAGGAGGAGCTGAGCATAGTGCTGAACAGAGTGGTTCAAGCCATTGGAGAAGTGTATGACAGGACGCAGAAAGGTTTGGAAGAAAATGGCATGCTGGACTTGCCATAG
- the atp1b2b gene encoding sodium/potassium-transporting ATPase subunit beta-2b isoform X2 has product MAKDGDQGDWKEFIWNPRTREFLGRTASSWGLILVFYLLFYIFLAGMFTLTMYVMLQTLDDHKPTWQDRLTTPGMVIRPKADETFEIVYNIQKTESWDMYAQALDNFLSPYNNSVQAQKNDECTPDHYFVQDDSGDVKNNPKRSCQFNRTILEDCSGVGDRYYGYQDGQPCIIIKLNRVIGMLPGKDGQAPYVTCGAKKEDSDKIGEMLYFPPNGTFNLMYYPYYGKKAQVNYSQPLVAVKFLNITVNQDVNIECKINANNIPIGSERDKFAGRVSFKLRINTVN; this is encoded by the exons ATGGCAAAGGATGGAGATCAAGGCGATTGGAAAGAGTTTATATGGAACCCCAGGACGAGGGAGTTTCTCGGCAGGACGGCGAGCAGCTGGG gtcTTATATTGGTCTTTTATTTACTATTCTACATCTTCCTGGCCGGCATGTTTACCCTCACCATGTATGTAATGCTGCAGACCTTGGATGATCACAAACCAACCTGGCAAGACAGGCTCACCACACCAG GCATGGTGATTAGACCCAAAGCAGATGAGACCTTTGAGATTGTCTATAACATCCAGAAAACCGAGAGCTGGGACATGTACGCTCAGGCCTTGGACAACTTCCTGTCAC CCTACAACAACTCCGTCCAGGCCCAGAAAAATGACGAGTGCACCCCAGACCATTACTTTGTCCAGGATGACAGCGGCGATGTGAAGAACAACCCTAAGCGCTCCTGTCAGTTCAACCGCACCATTCTGGAGGACTGCTCTGGAGTCGGTGACCGTTACTATGGATACCAGGATGGCCAGCCATGTATCATCATCAAGCTGAATCGg GTGATTGGGATGCTGCCAGGAAAGGATGGACAGGCTCCGTATGTCACATGTGGGGCAAAG AAAGAAGACAGTGACAAAATTGGAGAGATGTTATACTTCCCTCCAAATGGCACTTTCAACCTCATGTACTACCCCTACTATGGCAAGAAAGCTCAG GTGAACTACTCTCAGCCTTTAGTTGCCGTCAAGTTCCTTAACATCACTGTCAATCAAGACGTCAACATCGAGTGCAAGATCAACGCCAACAACATTCCTATCGGGAGTGAAAGAGACAAGTTCGCTGGTAGAGTGTCTTTCAAGCTGAGGATCAACACAGTTAACTAG
- the atp1b2b gene encoding sodium/potassium-transporting ATPase subunit beta-2b isoform X1 has product MAKDGDQGDWKEFIWNPRTREFLGRTASSWGLILVFYLLFYIFLAGMFTLTMYVMLQTLDDHKPTWQDRLTTPGMVIRPKADETFEIVYNIQKTESWDMYAQALDNFLSPYNNSVQAQKNDECTPDHYFVQDDSGDVKNNPKRSCQFNRTILEDCSGVGDRYYGYQDGQPCIIIKLNRVIGMLPGKDGQAPYVTCGAKRYRVGKDEWKEDSDKIGEMLYFPPNGTFNLMYYPYYGKKAQVNYSQPLVAVKFLNITVNQDVNIECKINANNIPIGSERDKFAGRVSFKLRINTVN; this is encoded by the exons ATGGCAAAGGATGGAGATCAAGGCGATTGGAAAGAGTTTATATGGAACCCCAGGACGAGGGAGTTTCTCGGCAGGACGGCGAGCAGCTGGG gtcTTATATTGGTCTTTTATTTACTATTCTACATCTTCCTGGCCGGCATGTTTACCCTCACCATGTATGTAATGCTGCAGACCTTGGATGATCACAAACCAACCTGGCAAGACAGGCTCACCACACCAG GCATGGTGATTAGACCCAAAGCAGATGAGACCTTTGAGATTGTCTATAACATCCAGAAAACCGAGAGCTGGGACATGTACGCTCAGGCCTTGGACAACTTCCTGTCAC CCTACAACAACTCCGTCCAGGCCCAGAAAAATGACGAGTGCACCCCAGACCATTACTTTGTCCAGGATGACAGCGGCGATGTGAAGAACAACCCTAAGCGCTCCTGTCAGTTCAACCGCACCATTCTGGAGGACTGCTCTGGAGTCGGTGACCGTTACTATGGATACCAGGATGGCCAGCCATGTATCATCATCAAGCTGAATCGg GTGATTGGGATGCTGCCAGGAAAGGATGGACAGGCTCCGTATGTCACATGTGGGGCAAAG AGATACAGAGTTGGCAAAGATGAATGG AAAGAAGACAGTGACAAAATTGGAGAGATGTTATACTTCCCTCCAAATGGCACTTTCAACCTCATGTACTACCCCTACTATGGCAAGAAAGCTCAG GTGAACTACTCTCAGCCTTTAGTTGCCGTCAAGTTCCTTAACATCACTGTCAATCAAGACGTCAACATCGAGTGCAAGATCAACGCCAACAACATTCCTATCGGGAGTGAAAGAGACAAGTTCGCTGGTAGAGTGTCTTTCAAGCTGAGGATCAACACAGTTAACTAG